Proteins from one Candidatus Methylomirabilota bacterium genomic window:
- a CDS encoding glycosyltransferase, with the protein MARHDRRGLLFVTPWLRNGGIERVLQVTVPWLARRGYRCEVASWNVSSHLSGRPNPVLGTLQAAAVPVRVLRAYGRFKLFQRAVQVAGLALRSRADLIVSYELEGNLVALLARRLLLGRVHVMIQTHNASSIHAEVGTSSAWLRLARRLYPSATMVVPSDSMAADSARFFGLDGSRVVTVHNPLAVASIRERSKESCEPPVEVSRPFLVGCGRLVPMKGFYDLLDAFAEVRRERPLGLVILGEGPERVNLRDRIRVLQIGDDVLMPGFAVNPWSYFARASAFVLSSRYGEAFPMVLVEAMACGIPVIASRCEWGPEEILENGEDGLLFDPGDVGTLAQHIRTVLDSPSVGSRLLQAASRRAEEFAEEIVMPEMERRIEALLD; encoded by the coding sequence ATGGCACGCCACGACCGGCGTGGCCTGCTCTTCGTGACTCCGTGGCTCCGAAACGGAGGTATCGAGCGGGTCCTCCAGGTTACCGTCCCCTGGCTGGCGCGTCGCGGCTACCGCTGCGAGGTCGCGTCGTGGAACGTGTCGAGCCATCTCTCCGGCCGCCCGAACCCTGTTCTGGGCACGCTCCAGGCCGCGGCCGTACCGGTGCGGGTGCTCCGCGCCTACGGGCGGTTCAAGCTGTTTCAACGCGCGGTGCAGGTCGCGGGGCTCGCGCTTCGCAGCCGGGCGGACCTGATCGTCAGCTACGAGCTGGAAGGCAATCTGGTGGCGCTCCTGGCACGACGGCTCCTCCTCGGCCGCGTGCACGTGATGATCCAGACTCACAACGCCTCGAGCATTCACGCCGAGGTCGGGACCTCGAGCGCCTGGCTTCGGCTGGCCCGTCGCCTGTACCCGAGCGCCACGATGGTCGTCCCGTCCGACAGCATGGCCGCCGACTCCGCCCGATTCTTCGGACTCGACGGTAGCCGGGTCGTGACCGTTCACAATCCCCTGGCCGTGGCGTCGATCCGGGAGCGATCGAAGGAGTCGTGCGAGCCGCCGGTCGAGGTGTCGCGGCCGTTCCTGGTGGGCTGCGGGCGTCTCGTGCCGATGAAGGGGTTCTACGATCTGCTCGACGCCTTCGCAGAGGTGCGACGAGAGCGTCCGCTCGGACTGGTGATCCTGGGCGAGGGGCCGGAGCGGGTGAATCTCCGGGACCGTATCCGGGTCCTGCAGATCGGGGACGACGTGCTGATGCCCGGATTCGCGGTGAATCCCTGGTCGTACTTCGCGAGAGCGAGCGCCTTCGTGCTGTCGTCACGCTACGGAGAAGCCTTCCCCATGGTGCTGGTGGAGGCGATGGCGTGCGGTATCCCGGTCATCGCGAGCCGATGTGAATGGGGACCCGAGGAGATCCTGGAGAATGGGGAGGACGGGCTCCTGTTCGATCCGGGTGACGTTGGCACCCTGGCGCAGCACATCCGGACTGTGCTCGATTCGCCGTCGGTGGGGAGCCGGCTCCTCCAGGCGGCATCCCGGCGCGCCGAGGAGTTCGCCGAGGAGATCGTCATGCCCGAGATGGAACGCCGGATCGAGGCGCTCCTCGATTGA